One Candidatus Binatia bacterium DNA window includes the following coding sequences:
- the yicC gene encoding hypothetical protein, with the protein MSLRSMTGYGRASWSGRSARLVVEVRSLNQRFLEVRFSMPRQYLPVEKGLRKLVEAELERGKVEVFVTRTPKLAATTLEPDLHLARAYVAAWRRLQKALRLRGEIDLAFLGRCAELVRRPEPEEAPAGEVAALRRCLESALRRCVAEREREGRVLERDVTRRLRHLERLLRLLERAGETERRKFARRLREKLAAQASELGLERGLPDLALLVQRSDITEEVVRAKSHVEGLRELLGRDGAVGRRMEFLLQELHRELNTMAAKSAGPEVARLSVEARAEVEKLREQAQNIE; encoded by the coding sequence ATGTCCTTGCGCAGCATGACGGGCTACGGTCGGGCGAGCTGGAGCGGGAGGTCGGCGCGGCTCGTCGTCGAGGTCCGGTCTCTCAACCAGAGGTTCCTCGAGGTCCGCTTCTCGATGCCCCGCCAGTACCTGCCCGTGGAAAAAGGGCTGCGGAAACTCGTCGAAGCCGAGCTCGAACGGGGGAAGGTGGAGGTGTTCGTCACGCGAACGCCGAAACTCGCGGCCACGACACTCGAACCCGACCTCCACCTGGCCAGGGCCTACGTCGCTGCGTGGCGGCGGTTGCAGAAGGCGCTGCGCCTTCGCGGGGAAATCGACCTCGCCTTCCTCGGGCGCTGCGCGGAGCTCGTCCGGCGCCCGGAGCCCGAGGAGGCTCCGGCGGGCGAAGTCGCGGCCCTGCGGCGGTGCCTCGAGAGCGCGCTGCGCCGCTGCGTGGCGGAGCGAGAGCGCGAGGGCCGGGTCCTCGAGCGGGACGTGACCCGGAGGCTCCGCCACCTCGAGAGGCTTCTCCGGCTGCTCGAGCGGGCCGGGGAGACGGAGCGGCGGAAGTTCGCCCGGAGGCTTCGCGAGAAGCTCGCCGCGCAGGCGTCCGAGCTCGGGCTCGAGCGCGGGCTTCCGGACCTGGCGCTCCTCGTGCAGCGTTCGGACATCACGGAGGAGGTCGTGCGCGCGAAGAGCCACGTCGAGGGGCTGCGGGAGCTCCTCGGCCGGGACGGAGCCGTCGGCCGTAGGATGGAATTTTTGCTGCAGGAGCTCCACCGCGAGCTCAACACGATGGCGGCCAAAAGCGCGGGCCCCGAGGTGGCGCGGCTTTCGGTCGAGGCTCGCGCCGAGGTCGAAAAACTCCGCGAGCAGGCGCAGAACATCGAGTGA
- a CDS encoding cytidylate kinase: MLVTISGTPGSGKTTVARLLADRLGLPHVYAGDLFRREATRRGLSLAELNELAERDHTIDRALDEQLAEYARRGEVVLEGRLAAFLANREGVPAWKVWLDADEEIRARRVARREGVDWREVLEQNRRRQASDRKRYRDIYGWDLEDTSIYDLVLDTGAVPPERVAEEILRSIPPDLDGGRTRR, encoded by the coding sequence GTGCTGGTCACCATCTCGGGCACGCCCGGCAGCGGAAAAACGACCGTGGCCCGTCTGCTCGCCGACCGGCTCGGACTGCCCCACGTCTACGCGGGAGACCTTTTTCGCCGGGAGGCGACGCGCCGGGGGCTCTCCCTGGCCGAACTGAACGAGCTGGCCGAGCGGGACCACACGATCGACCGCGCGCTCGACGAACAGCTCGCGGAGTACGCGCGGCGCGGCGAGGTCGTCCTCGAGGGAAGGCTCGCGGCGTTCCTGGCGAACCGAGAGGGCGTGCCGGCCTGGAAAGTCTGGCTCGATGCGGACGAGGAAATCCGCGCGAGGCGGGTGGCCCGGCGCGAAGGAGTGGACTGGCGGGAGGTGCTCGAACAGAACCGCCGCCGGCAGGCGTCCGATCGAAAGCGGTACCGGGACATCTACGGGTGGGATCTCGAGGACACGTCCATTTACGACCTCGTGCTCGACACCGGCGCCGTCCCACCCGAACGCGTGGCGGAGGAAATTCTGCGGAGCATCCCCCCCGACCTCGACGGGGGGCGCACGCGACGATGA